A genomic stretch from Sphingobacterium sp. ML3W includes:
- a CDS encoding acyl-CoA dehydrogenase family protein — translation MFDKVKNIMDLAKSIDFGKLEEISKKVDLGAVMDAVSKMDDKQLHGLMKMLNPGKEKKELPPINGDFYDMDSKLNGSDRELQLKVREFMEVEVKPIVNKYWLRDEFPFEIVPKLAALNICGYTYEGYGCMGGSSLMEGIIAAEIARVDASVATFFGVQSGLAMGSIYICGSEEQKQEWLPRMQQMEVIGAFGLTEPEVGSGAAGGLTTTCKKTDEGWILNGQKKWIGNSTFSDITIVWARDLDDGEVKGFIVRKDNPGFSVEKIKDKMALRIVQNGLITLDNCIIPETDRLQNANSFKDTGKVLQMTRAGVAWMAVGCARGAYENALDYTRKRKQFGKPIASFQLIQNHLVEMLSNLTAMQTLVFRLSELQDAGQLRDEHASLAKVFCSLRTRDIVSKAREVMGGNGILLEYNVARFLADAEAIYSYEGTKEINSLIVGRSITGFSAFV, via the coding sequence TTGATAAAGTTAAGAATATAATGGATTTGGCAAAATCAATTGACTTTGGCAAATTGGAGGAAATCTCGAAAAAAGTGGACCTAGGTGCTGTCATGGACGCGGTCTCAAAAATGGATGATAAACAGCTTCATGGTTTAATGAAAATGCTAAACCCAGGGAAAGAAAAAAAGGAATTACCGCCTATCAATGGGGATTTCTATGATATGGATAGCAAATTGAATGGATCAGATCGCGAACTCCAGTTGAAGGTGCGTGAGTTTATGGAGGTCGAAGTGAAGCCTATCGTCAATAAATATTGGTTAAGAGATGAATTCCCTTTTGAAATAGTACCCAAGCTAGCTGCTTTGAATATATGCGGATATACCTATGAGGGCTACGGATGTATGGGAGGAAGTTCGCTGATGGAAGGTATCATTGCTGCAGAGATTGCTCGGGTAGATGCATCCGTTGCTACTTTTTTTGGTGTACAGAGTGGTTTGGCCATGGGGTCGATTTATATCTGTGGATCGGAGGAACAAAAACAAGAATGGTTGCCAAGGATGCAGCAGATGGAGGTAATCGGTGCTTTTGGTCTAACCGAACCGGAAGTTGGTTCCGGAGCAGCAGGCGGATTGACAACCACCTGTAAGAAGACTGATGAAGGCTGGATTTTAAATGGTCAGAAGAAATGGATTGGTAACTCCACCTTTTCTGATATCACGATTGTGTGGGCCAGGGATCTTGACGATGGAGAAGTAAAAGGTTTTATTGTACGTAAAGATAATCCTGGATTCTCGGTTGAAAAGATTAAAGATAAGATGGCTTTACGGATTGTGCAAAATGGATTGATTACATTAGACAACTGTATCATTCCCGAAACAGATCGTTTGCAAAACGCGAATTCTTTCAAAGATACAGGTAAAGTCCTTCAAATGACACGAGCAGGTGTTGCATGGATGGCTGTGGGCTGCGCGCGAGGAGCCTATGAAAATGCCTTGGATTATACACGCAAAAGAAAACAGTTCGGCAAGCCTATTGCATCTTTTCAGTTGATTCAAAACCATTTGGTTGAAATGCTATCCAATCTAACGGCTATGCAAACGCTAGTTTTTCGATTATCTGAACTACAGGATGCTGGACAACTACGGGATGAACATGCTTCACTGGCAAAAGTGTTTTGTTCTTTACGGACAAGAGATATTGTGTCCAAGGCGAGGGAAGTCATGGGGGGGAATGGCATCTTGCTAGAGTATAATGTCGCCAGATTCCTTGCAGATGCTGAGGCGATTTATTCTTATGAAGGCACCAAGGAAATCAATTCGTTGATCGTTGGAAGAAGTATTACAGGATTTAGTGCCTTTGTCTAA
- a CDS encoding META domain-containing protein — protein sequence MRFRNIVVLMMAALALASCSALKNNSGKRDSDNASATIVGKKWQLIEIGGKAVSGQVNGRVPFLKLEEKSYSANGGCNGIGGELIFSTNGKIKFAQGMSTMMACPDMSIEQALSKALITADNYSLNNGILSLNKAKMAPLAKFKLMEEKQNLSGTWELDYISGPRIAFEGLYPNRKPTITFNIQDGKVNGNSSCNNYNATFKTNDQQISFGPIMSTKMACEGNGEATFFSTLEKVNSYDVNGNTLTFIMGDIAMMRFQRK from the coding sequence ATGAGATTTAGAAACATTGTGGTATTGATGATGGCTGCCCTTGCTTTGGCGAGCTGTTCAGCACTAAAAAATAATTCAGGCAAACGGGATTCGGATAATGCATCCGCTACCATTGTTGGAAAAAAATGGCAATTAATTGAAATCGGTGGAAAGGCTGTCTCCGGACAGGTCAACGGTCGGGTTCCTTTTCTCAAACTGGAAGAAAAAAGTTATAGCGCCAATGGGGGTTGCAACGGAATAGGTGGCGAACTTATTTTTTCAACCAATGGAAAAATTAAGTTTGCGCAAGGGATGTCAACGATGATGGCTTGCCCTGACATGTCGATTGAGCAAGCATTATCTAAGGCATTAATCACAGCAGACAACTACAGCCTAAATAATGGTATTCTAAGTTTAAATAAAGCAAAGATGGCTCCTTTGGCAAAATTTAAGTTAATGGAGGAAAAGCAAAATTTAAGCGGAACTTGGGAGCTCGATTACATCTCTGGACCACGTATTGCTTTTGAAGGTCTGTATCCCAACCGCAAACCAACGATAACATTCAACATACAGGATGGAAAAGTGAATGGTAATAGCAGTTGCAACAATTACAATGCTACATTTAAGACAAACGATCAACAAATTAGCTTCGGCCCTATCATGTCTACGAAAATGGCTTGTGAAGGCAATGGTGAAGCAACGTTCTTTTCCACATTAGAAAAAGTGAACAGCTATGATGTCAATGGGAATACACTCACTTTTATCATGGGCGATATTGCCATGATGAGATTTCAGCGCAAGTAA
- the yidC gene encoding membrane protein insertase YidC, whose product MDRNTLIGLVLMFAIITGSFYLMKPSESEIKQEQARQEAKAQTAKGLPVTSDSIAKAKTAQTAVIADSAELKKPFGASKFGTEKIITLENDAIIAKISTKGGKVKSVELKGEKNFNGKPLMLFEGEDNKFGFQFNAAGQNISTNDLFFNTESSDIQVSGEGKQSVKLKLNYSADQYIEYVYSIAGKGYNVALDVNTKGIQNLIPQSQKTLTLNWNTVLRQKEQNIESERQKSTLYYQEDNKVDHLSESKDDDEALEKKVQWIAFKQHYFSNILNAKNGFVNAKIDVKHATEGDVVKFYNTNAELAFDNHKDNNYSLNFFFGPNQYNVLKAEGNDYQSIINMGWGPMRWINQWITVPAFNFLDGFHMSYGIVILLLTLLLKLVLSPMTYKSYVSMAKMRVLKPQLDEIKAKVGEDNQMLMQQEQMKLYKQVGVNPLGGCLPLVLQMPFTIAFFYFFPNLFELRGQSFLFMKDMSTYDTLFTFAPIFGSFNHISLMCILMTLTTLLTTWYNNATSGATGQMKYMGYIMPLIFFFVLNSFPAGLNYYYFLSALFTFLTQLVIRTMVNDDKILAKLEENKKNPKVEKKSSFQSKMEEMMRAQQQAQQNKNK is encoded by the coding sequence ATGGATAGAAATACCCTAATTGGTTTGGTCCTGATGTTTGCCATCATCACTGGTTCATTTTACCTGATGAAGCCTTCAGAATCAGAAATCAAACAAGAACAAGCGCGACAAGAGGCGAAAGCTCAGACAGCAAAAGGACTGCCTGTAACAAGTGACTCTATCGCGAAAGCTAAAACAGCGCAAACAGCAGTGATTGCAGATTCAGCTGAACTGAAAAAACCCTTTGGTGCGTCAAAATTTGGAACTGAAAAAATCATTACCCTTGAAAATGATGCTATCATTGCCAAAATCAGCACAAAAGGTGGTAAAGTGAAATCGGTCGAATTAAAAGGTGAAAAGAATTTCAATGGAAAACCTTTGATGCTTTTCGAAGGTGAGGATAATAAGTTTGGTTTCCAATTCAATGCTGCGGGACAAAACATCTCCACCAACGATTTATTCTTTAACACAGAATCTTCTGATATCCAAGTTTCGGGTGAAGGTAAACAATCGGTAAAATTAAAATTGAATTACAGTGCCGATCAATATATTGAATATGTATATTCTATCGCTGGAAAAGGTTACAACGTAGCTCTAGATGTTAATACAAAAGGTATTCAAAACCTGATCCCACAGAGTCAAAAAACATTGACATTGAACTGGAATACTGTTCTAAGACAAAAAGAGCAGAATATTGAATCTGAAAGACAAAAATCTACCCTTTATTACCAAGAAGATAATAAAGTAGACCATTTATCTGAATCGAAGGACGATGATGAAGCACTGGAAAAGAAAGTGCAATGGATTGCTTTCAAACAACATTATTTTTCAAATATCCTAAATGCTAAAAATGGATTCGTTAATGCGAAAATCGATGTAAAGCATGCAACGGAAGGTGATGTGGTGAAATTTTACAACACCAATGCTGAATTGGCTTTTGACAACCATAAAGACAACAATTATTCGTTGAATTTCTTTTTCGGGCCAAACCAATACAATGTACTGAAAGCAGAAGGCAATGATTACCAATCCATCATCAATATGGGCTGGGGGCCTATGCGCTGGATCAATCAATGGATCACCGTGCCTGCATTTAACTTCTTGGATGGTTTCCATATGAGCTATGGTATTGTCATCTTGTTACTTACATTATTGTTAAAACTGGTTCTTTCGCCAATGACTTACAAGTCATACGTATCTATGGCTAAAATGCGGGTGTTAAAACCGCAGTTGGATGAGATCAAAGCGAAAGTCGGTGAAGACAATCAGATGTTGATGCAACAGGAGCAGATGAAGTTGTATAAACAGGTCGGAGTGAATCCACTTGGAGGCTGTCTACCTCTTGTACTTCAAATGCCATTTACAATTGCTTTCTTCTATTTCTTTCCAAATTTATTTGAATTGAGAGGACAGAGCTTCTTGTTTATGAAGGATATGTCTACCTATGATACCTTGTTTACATTTGCACCTATTTTTGGATCATTCAACCACATCTCTTTGATGTGTATATTGATGACGCTAACAACGTTGTTGACCACTTGGTATAACAATGCGACTTCGGGCGCAACTGGTCAAATGAAATACATGGGTTATATTATGCCTTTGATTTTCTTCTTTGTCCTAAACAGCTTCCCTGCTGGTCTGAACTATTACTACTTCCTAAGTGCATTGTTTACATTTTTGACGCAATTAGTTATTCGTACGATGGTAAATGATGATAAAATCTTAGCTAAACTGGAAGAAAATAAAAAGAATCCAAAAGTTGAGAAAAAATCAAGCTTCCAGTCTAAAATGGAAGAAATGATGCGTGCTCAACAACAAGCTCAACAAAACAAAAATAAATAG
- a CDS encoding CTP synthase — protein sequence MTKYIFVTGGVTSSLGKGIIAASLAKLLQARGYKVTIQKFDPYINIDPGTLNPYEHGECYVTEDGAETDLDLGHYERFLNVPTSQANNVTTGRIYQHVIQQEREGAYLGKTVQVIPHITDEIKRRMQLLGESNEYDIIITELGGTVGDIESLPFVEAVRQLRWELGANNSLVIHLTLVPYLAAAGELKTKPTQHSVKTLLEYGVQPDILVCRTEHKLSQEIRKKLAQFCNVNINAVVESIDASTIYDVPLLMLKENLDKTALTKLKLSNKNEPDLENWKNFLGKLKNPTNEVCIALVGKYVELPDAYKSITEGFIHAGATNECKVKVSYIAAESVTKENVAEKLKGMDGVLVAPGFGERGLEGKLNAIKYVRENNIPFFGICLGMQCSVIEFGRNVLGLKDANSFEMDANTSNPVINLMEEQKNITNMGGTMRLGAYDCEIKKGTKAFAIYGKTKISERHRHRYEFNNDYLKQYEAAGMIASGFNPETGLVEIVELKNHPFFVAGQFHPELKSTVANPHPLFVSFVAAALANKKSK from the coding sequence ATGACTAAATATATTTTTGTTACGGGCGGCGTTACTTCGTCGTTAGGGAAAGGTATTATTGCAGCCTCCCTTGCTAAACTTCTCCAGGCACGTGGCTACAAAGTGACCATTCAAAAATTCGATCCTTACATTAACATTGACCCAGGAACATTGAATCCGTATGAGCATGGCGAATGTTATGTTACTGAAGATGGAGCGGAAACTGACCTTGATCTGGGCCACTACGAGCGTTTCTTGAACGTCCCTACCTCACAAGCGAATAATGTAACAACCGGTCGTATCTACCAACACGTTATCCAACAAGAGCGTGAAGGTGCATATTTAGGAAAAACAGTTCAGGTAATTCCACATATCACCGATGAGATCAAACGCCGTATGCAGCTTCTAGGTGAATCGAATGAATATGATATTATTATCACCGAACTTGGCGGAACTGTAGGCGATATCGAATCTCTTCCATTCGTTGAGGCTGTAAGGCAGTTGCGTTGGGAACTGGGGGCAAATAACTCATTGGTTATCCACTTAACTTTGGTTCCTTATTTGGCCGCAGCTGGTGAACTTAAAACTAAACCTACACAGCACTCTGTCAAAACATTGCTGGAATATGGTGTACAGCCTGATATCCTTGTATGCCGTACAGAACACAAATTATCACAGGAAATCCGTAAAAAATTAGCACAGTTCTGTAACGTTAACATCAATGCTGTTGTTGAATCTATCGATGCCTCGACAATCTATGATGTTCCTTTACTTATGTTGAAAGAGAACCTGGATAAAACGGCGTTAACGAAACTAAAACTTTCCAACAAAAACGAACCGGATCTAGAAAACTGGAAAAACTTCCTCGGCAAGCTCAAAAACCCAACAAATGAGGTTTGCATCGCTTTGGTCGGAAAATATGTTGAACTTCCAGATGCATATAAATCCATTACTGAAGGCTTTATACATGCTGGTGCAACAAACGAATGCAAAGTAAAGGTAAGCTATATTGCTGCTGAAAGTGTTACAAAAGAAAATGTTGCTGAAAAGCTAAAAGGCATGGATGGCGTGTTGGTTGCCCCTGGATTCGGCGAACGTGGTCTGGAGGGAAAATTAAATGCAATCAAATATGTGCGCGAAAACAATATTCCTTTCTTTGGTATCTGTTTGGGTATGCAGTGCTCCGTCATTGAATTCGGAAGAAATGTATTGGGATTGAAAGATGCCAATAGTTTCGAAATGGATGCGAATACCAGCAACCCGGTCATCAATCTGATGGAGGAGCAAAAAAATATCACTAATATGGGTGGTACCATGCGTTTAGGTGCTTACGATTGTGAAATTAAAAAAGGAACAAAAGCTTTTGCGATTTATGGAAAAACAAAAATTTCCGAAAGACACCGTCACCGTTATGAATTTAACAATGACTATTTAAAACAATATGAAGCAGCAGGAATGATCGCTTCGGGATTCAACCCGGAGACGGGATTAGTTGAAATTGTCGAATTGAAAAACCATCCTTTTTTCGTTGCGGGACAATTTCATCCAGAATTAAAGTCAACTGTTGCAAATCCTCACCCACTTTTTGTTAGCTTTGTAGCCGCTGCTTTGGCCAACAAGAAATCAAAGTAG
- a CDS encoding carbohydrate-binding family 9-like protein: protein MKTVFFILALTLQTMTTFAQRNVGDFLQLQSKPETYYVQKAQTPIKIDGKDDEISWEKAPWTNAFKDIEGTSKPTPSFDTRIKMLWDNENLYLFAKLEEPHINGYLRQKDTIIYHDNDFEVFLKPNLQSPEYIEIEVNALNTIMDLLMTKPYRFGGKANLNWDTKDIQSAVYHAGTINNPTDKDNFWTVEMKIPVKSLKYFGEGNQIKANEVWKINFSRVQWHYDVNGKGYIKRKDNTGKTLAEENWVWSPIGLINMHYPERWGHIKFVDQDSKHSIDDQFLDLEKTAWNIFYLQQIYGNANKRYATSLDELSKLYPEIIHISKHYHLVFSNANKFYRIEIKSKSQSNLKVTIDNQGNIYF, encoded by the coding sequence ATGAAAACTGTTTTTTTTATACTTGCTCTTACTTTACAGACGATGACCACTTTTGCACAGCGAAATGTAGGTGATTTTCTCCAATTACAGTCTAAGCCCGAGACTTACTATGTCCAAAAAGCTCAAACTCCTATTAAAATTGACGGTAAAGATGACGAAATATCCTGGGAAAAAGCACCATGGACAAACGCATTCAAAGATATCGAAGGCACGAGTAAACCTACCCCATCATTTGACACGCGTATTAAAATGCTTTGGGACAATGAAAACCTCTACCTCTTTGCTAAACTGGAAGAACCTCATATCAATGGCTATCTCAGACAGAAAGACACCATTATTTATCATGACAATGATTTTGAGGTATTTTTAAAACCCAATCTCCAATCTCCGGAATATATTGAAATCGAAGTCAATGCACTGAACACCATCATGGACCTTCTGATGACCAAACCTTATCGTTTCGGTGGAAAAGCTAATTTAAACTGGGACACCAAAGATATCCAGAGTGCTGTCTACCATGCTGGAACAATAAATAACCCAACCGATAAAGATAATTTTTGGACCGTCGAAATGAAGATTCCGGTCAAAAGTCTAAAATACTTTGGTGAAGGAAATCAAATCAAGGCAAATGAAGTGTGGAAGATAAATTTCTCCCGCGTACAATGGCACTATGATGTCAATGGAAAAGGTTATATCAAAAGAAAGGATAATACTGGCAAGACACTCGCGGAAGAAAACTGGGTATGGTCGCCCATCGGTCTGATCAATATGCATTATCCCGAACGATGGGGACATATCAAATTTGTAGATCAGGATAGTAAACATTCCATAGATGACCAATTTTTAGACTTAGAAAAAACAGCTTGGAATATTTTTTACCTGCAACAGATTTACGGGAATGCGAATAAGCGCTATGCAACATCTCTTGATGAATTGAGCAAATTATATCCTGAAATCATTCATATCAGCAAGCATTATCACCTTGTCTTTTCCAATGCCAATAAGTTCTATCGCATTGAGATTAAGTCAAAATCGCAGTCCAATTTAAAGGTTACAATCGATAATCAGGGCAACATCTATTTTTAA
- the rplS gene encoding 50S ribosomal protein L19: MDLVKFVEEQAVVRNEIPAFKAGDTISVHYKIREGNKERVQVYQGVVIQLNSEGANATFTVRKISNGVGVERIFPVNSPNIEKIVVNSYGKVRRAKLFYLRGLTGKAARIKSKRI; encoded by the coding sequence ATGGATTTAGTAAAATTTGTAGAAGAACAAGCGGTAGTAAGAAATGAAATTCCCGCTTTCAAAGCCGGAGATACCATCAGCGTTCATTATAAAATTCGCGAAGGAAATAAAGAGCGTGTGCAGGTGTACCAAGGTGTAGTAATCCAATTAAACAGCGAAGGTGCTAACGCTACTTTTACCGTTCGTAAAATCTCTAACGGTGTAGGTGTTGAACGTATTTTCCCTGTAAACTCACCAAACATTGAAAAAATTGTAGTAAACAGCTACGGTAAAGTTCGTCGCGCTAAATTATTCTATTTACGTGGCCTTACTGGTAAAGCTGCTCGTATTAAATCGAAAAGAATCTAA
- a CDS encoding tetratricopeptide repeat protein: MILKERIGDNYLKYLFTGVLSALLVTGYAQEVEKQQKEKGQQNQKGIEGQVQTMDSIDVVRDYRPMLADAVKVRRSPNMKLIDRDAIETELRQIATSTYLAQQKYKQAYYHELMKRHPDASQSNIDNYRISYLAYGAGEYKRASGMMESMKPSDAFYQGAIMTLGHIALETGDKQAARNAFVKATKLDLDRQVKADALFNYAKVLLAMDSTQAAQKVLEKYIAQEDKPADPGAKKQESPESLSAEILRGTTNFHAGVSLLESLKKRGREVDAIYQKVTYYRGLEFYNERAFENSISMFMRSEKFPINAEMAALATYWKAEAMYEVRKFGEAVENFSHFLSLSAARDNEVYNYANYGLAYAAYRNNRFALAADYFERFLKAGGSTVDENIRYDVIARLGDSYLCLRDYGRANSYYDKLINGKAPNQDYAYFQRGVIFGLQGDNETKLSTLRSVLKQFPSSNYADDAAFEIPYTYFTMGDYENALKGLQGMIEKYPRSSYVPRALMTIGLVQYNNDEPEPAKATFQQVVEKYARTAEAEQAMRFIENIYLDQGDATSYIRYAIGSNVGNLSPAEQDDQAFQAAQSLFARGEYGAAVEAINAYFDKFPKPKQEKYARYIRGVSSYKTGHPQEALHDLNIILNDWTSKYTENTLLTVAALYLELKEYNEAIVHLKKLELNSEYKKNYGYAVTNLMICYFELGDMEQMAKYVQFIKDYDGATEEEIAKAHLYSGRAFLKEKNIASAMKELNLAALKSQTAVGAEARYRVGQLQYDNKEYDKAQETAFDVINNRETQEYWVAKSFVLLADTYARKGNAFQAKSTLKSVIENYEKDDDIVPSAKERLQKLNNK, from the coding sequence ATGATATTGAAAGAAAGAATCGGCGACAATTACCTGAAATACCTGTTTACCGGGGTACTTTCAGCTTTGCTGGTTACGGGGTATGCGCAGGAAGTGGAAAAACAGCAGAAAGAAAAGGGACAACAGAATCAAAAAGGTATTGAAGGGCAAGTTCAAACAATGGATTCCATCGATGTTGTACGCGACTACCGACCGATGCTGGCCGATGCCGTCAAGGTGCGCCGGAGCCCGAATATGAAGCTTATCGACCGCGACGCGATCGAGACGGAACTGCGCCAGATCGCCACCAGCACCTATTTGGCACAACAAAAATACAAACAGGCATATTACCATGAGTTGATGAAACGTCATCCGGACGCTTCGCAAAGCAATATCGACAATTACCGCATTAGCTATCTGGCCTATGGGGCCGGCGAATACAAAAGAGCGAGCGGTATGATGGAATCAATGAAACCTTCGGATGCCTTTTATCAAGGAGCGATCATGACCTTGGGCCATATAGCCCTGGAAACGGGCGACAAGCAGGCGGCACGTAATGCCTTTGTCAAAGCGACGAAACTGGATCTCGATCGACAAGTGAAAGCCGATGCACTATTTAACTACGCCAAAGTCCTTCTTGCCATGGACTCCACCCAAGCCGCACAAAAAGTCCTCGAGAAATATATCGCCCAGGAAGATAAACCTGCTGATCCGGGGGCAAAAAAACAGGAAAGTCCGGAATCACTATCAGCTGAAATCTTGCGTGGGACGACCAACTTTCATGCTGGGGTCAGCCTACTGGAGTCGCTGAAGAAGCGAGGTCGGGAGGTCGATGCGATCTATCAAAAGGTAACCTATTACCGCGGACTGGAATTTTATAACGAGCGTGCTTTCGAAAATAGCATTTCCATGTTTATGCGTTCGGAAAAATTCCCGATCAATGCAGAAATGGCAGCCCTGGCTACCTATTGGAAAGCGGAAGCGATGTATGAAGTGCGCAAATTCGGGGAGGCCGTGGAAAATTTCTCCCATTTTCTGAGCTTATCCGCTGCAAGAGACAACGAGGTCTATAATTATGCTAATTATGGGCTGGCTTATGCTGCTTACCGAAATAACCGTTTCGCGCTGGCGGCCGATTATTTTGAGCGTTTTCTGAAGGCTGGAGGAAGTACAGTGGATGAAAATATACGGTATGACGTGATCGCACGTCTGGGCGATTCGTATCTGTGCCTGCGCGATTACGGCCGGGCCAATAGCTACTATGACAAACTGATCAACGGCAAAGCGCCTAATCAGGACTATGCCTACTTCCAGCGCGGTGTGATCTTTGGCCTACAGGGCGACAATGAAACCAAGCTTAGCACCTTGCGATCCGTTCTGAAACAATTTCCATCGTCCAACTATGCCGATGACGCGGCCTTTGAGATCCCTTACACCTATTTCACGATGGGCGATTATGAGAACGCGCTCAAAGGACTGCAAGGGATGATCGAGAAGTATCCGCGGAGCAGCTATGTCCCGCGTGCACTGATGACTATTGGACTCGTGCAGTACAATAATGATGAACCCGAACCGGCCAAAGCCACCTTCCAACAGGTGGTGGAGAAATATGCTCGAACTGCGGAGGCCGAACAGGCAATGCGTTTCATTGAAAACATCTACCTCGACCAGGGCGATGCCACAAGCTATATCCGCTATGCGATCGGTTCCAATGTCGGTAATTTGAGCCCTGCAGAGCAGGATGACCAGGCTTTCCAAGCAGCACAATCCCTCTTTGCTAGAGGAGAATACGGAGCAGCTGTGGAAGCGATCAACGCCTATTTTGATAAATTTCCGAAACCCAAACAAGAAAAATATGCACGTTACATCCGTGGGGTGAGTTCGTACAAGACCGGGCATCCGCAGGAAGCGCTGCACGATCTGAATATCATCCTGAACGACTGGACGAGTAAGTATACGGAGAATACCTTGCTGACGGTGGCTGCACTGTATCTGGAACTAAAGGAATACAACGAGGCTATTGTGCACCTCAAAAAATTGGAGCTAAATTCCGAATACAAGAAAAACTATGGCTACGCAGTAACCAACCTGATGATCTGTTATTTCGAACTCGGCGATATGGAGCAGATGGCCAAATATGTACAGTTTATAAAGGATTACGATGGTGCAACAGAGGAGGAAATTGCTAAGGCACACTTATATAGTGGCAGGGCCTTTCTGAAAGAAAAGAATATAGCGTCGGCCATGAAAGAACTCAATCTGGCTGCTCTGAAGAGCCAAACGGCGGTAGGTGCAGAGGCACGATACCGTGTGGGACAACTGCAGTATGATAACAAGGAATACGATAAAGCCCAAGAAACAGCTTTTGATGTGATCAACAACAGGGAAACCCAAGAATATTGGGTGGCCAAGAGCTTCGTATTGCTTGCAGATACCTATGCGCGTAAAGGCAATGCTTTCCAGGCGAAGAGTACGTTGAAAAGTGTGATTGAAAATTATGAAAAAGACGATGATATCGTCCCATCAGCAAAAGAGCGTTTACAGAAATTGAACAATAAGTAA
- a CDS encoding condensation domain-containing protein — protein sequence MIERKLMMVERIMYVDTETPLNCVFAAKINGEIAEEHLRNALTKIQQKHPLLRSAICIEDAQQPRFAVKEDMESIPLHIIQRQTDMDWLTESEREWYRPFKADNKPLAQLVWIKGNSVSELLWVLPHCVCDGTTIVTLMRELLCLLDNPDRELEPYQLFESVNEFLPQGFELQKKSRKAKFYLLLARFFFFLQRKSRKRNLGKNYAIHWKLDAETTAAITQSCKDQSISVHALLCTAFMQAFREVQRKAAKNKVISPVDIRHFIPEIKQDHMFAFAPTVELSLKKGNDNVVDTAKDIKTALTQKIEKMQAGELLWMGEQMHPLVERMISMLKSSPGGHDITLSNMGKLQIPNKYNNFVLETIYSPTVAFPWLNSNTLVATTFNQQMDFTFMSNEDFLPKEEAIKIKDKAIAIMTLSL from the coding sequence GCTGCAAAGATCAACGGGGAGATCGCCGAAGAACATCTTCGGAATGCCCTCACCAAAATTCAGCAAAAACATCCATTGCTCCGATCGGCTATCTGCATAGAGGATGCGCAACAGCCCCGGTTTGCTGTCAAAGAGGATATGGAATCTATTCCACTCCATATTATCCAACGTCAAACGGATATGGATTGGCTGACGGAGTCGGAACGGGAATGGTATCGCCCTTTTAAAGCGGATAATAAGCCGCTAGCCCAATTGGTATGGATCAAAGGTAACTCCGTTTCGGAACTGCTTTGGGTATTGCCACATTGTGTCTGTGATGGAACCACTATTGTCACATTGATGCGGGAGCTACTTTGCCTATTGGATAACCCCGATAGGGAACTCGAGCCCTACCAGCTCTTTGAATCGGTTAATGAATTCCTGCCGCAGGGCTTTGAGCTTCAAAAAAAATCACGCAAAGCCAAGTTCTATTTGCTATTGGCAAGATTTTTCTTTTTCCTGCAACGAAAGAGCAGAAAAAGAAATTTAGGAAAAAACTATGCGATACACTGGAAACTGGATGCAGAAACAACGGCTGCCATAACCCAGAGCTGTAAAGACCAAAGCATTTCTGTTCATGCACTCCTATGCACGGCATTTATGCAAGCTTTTCGGGAGGTGCAACGTAAAGCTGCAAAAAATAAAGTGATCAGTCCTGTTGATATCCGGCACTTTATTCCAGAAATCAAACAAGACCACATGTTTGCTTTTGCACCAACGGTGGAGCTTTCTCTAAAAAAGGGGAATGATAATGTCGTGGATACTGCAAAAGATATCAAAACGGCGCTCACACAAAAAATAGAAAAGATGCAAGCCGGTGAGCTACTCTGGATGGGGGAACAGATGCACCCGCTAGTGGAGCGCATGATTTCTATGTTAAAATCGAGCCCAGGAGGACATGACATCACGCTATCCAATATGGGTAAGCTCCAGATTCCAAACAAGTACAACAACTTCGTTCTGGAGACCATATACAGTCCAACAGTGGCTTTCCCCTGGTTGAATTCAAATACCTTGGTTGCAACGACGTTCAATCAACAAATGGATTTTACGTTTATGTCCAATGAAGATTTTTTACCAAAAGAAGAAGCGATTAAAATAAAAGATAAGGCGATCGCAATCATGACCTTGTCCCTATAG